In Nitrosarchaeum koreense MY1, one genomic interval encodes:
- a CDS encoding Lrp/AsnC ligand binding domain-containing protein has product MSKAYVLLSNESGTEDSILSYLNHIESVKEAHGTFGSYDILTKLESSDEQKIQNDISHGIRKIKKISSTLTLLVNEKLSFKKVTKSEKEILDKYMAQAFVIIHCSRSHESSILQELEKIPEILEADNLIGSFEIICKLAAPTYNEISNIISKKIRKISNIKSTITLNVVGNQGFTK; this is encoded by the coding sequence ATGTCTAAAGCGTATGTCTTGCTATCTAACGAATCTGGAACTGAAGATTCCATTTTATCCTATCTGAATCATATTGAGAGTGTAAAAGAGGCACATGGAACTTTTGGTTCTTATGATATTTTAACAAAACTTGAATCAAGTGACGAGCAAAAAATTCAAAATGACATTTCACACGGAATCAGAAAAATCAAAAAAATTTCTTCCACGTTAACCTTATTGGTAAATGAAAAATTAAGTTTTAAAAAAGTAACAAAAAGTGAAAAAGAAATTTTAGATAAATACATGGCGCAAGCTTTCGTAATTATTCACTGTAGCAGATCACACGAATCATCAATTTTACAGGAATTAGAAAAAATACCTGAAATACTGGAAGCTGACAATCTAATTGGTTCTTTTGAAATAATTTGCAAACTAGCTGCTCCTACTTATAACGAGATTTCTAACATCATTAGCAAAAAAATACGAAAAATTTCAAACATAAAATCCACAATTACTCTAAATGTAGTTGGGAATCAGGGTTTTACTAAATAA
- the tpiA gene encoding triose-phosphate isomerase: MFIINCKNYEEISGDKILKFVKIVEKVSKKYKVKIAIAPPQHLIGLVSNSKIPIFAQHVDNSKVGSTTGYVIPELLKKSKVTGSLINHSEHRISSEDISKLVMKLRELKMISVVCVKDVVEAKKYSKLNPDYIAIEPPELIGSGKAVSNEKPEIIIKAADAVNSANNNTKILCGAGIVSGQDVSKALELGSEGILVASGIIKAKNWKKIIEEFSKAMNN; the protein is encoded by the coding sequence GTGTTCATAATTAACTGTAAAAACTATGAAGAGATTTCAGGAGATAAAATACTAAAGTTTGTTAAAATTGTAGAAAAAGTTTCAAAAAAATACAAGGTAAAAATAGCAATTGCACCTCCTCAGCACCTAATTGGCCTAGTATCAAATAGCAAAATTCCAATTTTTGCTCAACACGTAGACAATTCTAAAGTTGGTAGTACTACAGGATATGTGATTCCTGAACTATTAAAAAAATCAAAAGTAACGGGATCACTGATCAACCACAGTGAACATAGAATTTCAAGTGAAGATATCTCAAAACTTGTCATGAAGCTACGTGAATTAAAAATGATATCAGTAGTTTGTGTAAAAGATGTTGTAGAAGCAAAAAAATACTCAAAACTTAATCCAGACTATATTGCAATTGAACCACCAGAACTAATTGGTTCAGGAAAAGCAGTATCAAATGAAAAACCAGAGATAATTATCAAAGCTGCTGATGCAGTAAATAGTGCAAATAACAATACAAAGATACTTTGTGGCGCAGGTATTGTATCAGGCCAAGATGTTTCAAAAGCATTAGAATTAGGCTCTGAAGGAATTTTAGTAGCAAGTGGGATAATCAAAGCAAAAAACTGGAAAAAAATAATTGAAGAGTTTTCAAAAGCAATGAATAACTAA
- a CDS encoding deoxycytidylate deaminase, translated as MICVSKSFERPNWDEYFMLQAELAKLRSNCMTRQVGAVIVRKNRQLATGYNGTPPGIKNCFDGGCKRCQLRMEGKIESGASLDRCLCNHAEANAIMHCAILGIEAGIAGAILYTTFVPCLECTKMAITIGIKKFVCLDSYPETDFELLKEAGVEVIQLDKSRITKWAKELVSKYENSK; from the coding sequence ATGATTTGTGTGAGTAAATCTTTTGAGAGGCCAAATTGGGATGAATATTTTATGCTTCAAGCAGAATTGGCAAAACTTCGTTCAAATTGTATGACTAGACAAGTAGGTGCAGTAATTGTTCGTAAAAATAGACAGTTAGCAACAGGGTATAACGGAACACCTCCAGGAATTAAAAATTGCTTTGATGGAGGATGCAAACGTTGTCAACTAAGAATGGAGGGAAAGATAGAATCAGGAGCATCGTTGGACAGGTGCCTTTGTAATCATGCAGAGGCAAATGCAATAATGCACTGTGCAATATTAGGAATTGAAGCTGGCATAGCAGGAGCTATTCTATACACAACATTTGTCCCATGTTTAGAGTGTACAAAGATGGCAATAACAATTGGAATTAAAAAATTTGTATGTCTTGATTCGTATCCAGAAACTGATTTTGAATTATTAAAAGAAGCGGGAGTTGAAGTGATTCAATTAGATAAAAGTAGAATCACTAAGTGGGCAAAGGAGCTAGTAAGCAAATACGAAAATTCTAAGTGA
- a CDS encoding SemiSWEET family sugar transporter yields MEIDGTLLTILGIAAGILILSGWVDQIIKGYKTKSLKDISKYLMLFISGGSILWLIYGMVVSDIFIIGTNIAAIFLMMTVLFMKKRYEKATNAN; encoded by the coding sequence ATGGAAATTGATGGTACTTTACTTACCATATTGGGAATCGCTGCAGGAATACTGATTTTATCTGGTTGGGTAGACCAAATCATCAAAGGTTACAAAACTAAGAGCCTCAAAGACATTTCAAAATATTTGATGTTATTTATCTCAGGTGGCTCAATTTTGTGGCTAATTTATGGAATGGTTGTTTCAGACATATTTATCATTGGGACAAACATCGCAGCAATCTTTCTTATGATGACAGTATTATTTATGAAAAAAAGATATGAAAAAGCTACAAATGCAAACTAA
- a CDS encoding Snf7 family protein: MTNWNNPQSKGISDHIRGLKKEAPIKPRIQNSLVQLNKTVSTLDYKVKTLDEKDTKLFNRIVMAKKNHDISTGRVLANELVEIRKNKKILTTMKISLEQVNLRLSTVSDLGDAMASLGPVMATMNALKPALGKIMPEVSREFESLFGILNESISGSFEGSFEFDGASNEETENILKEAAAVAGTRVGDKFPSIPTGISSSNSIGLQ, encoded by the coding sequence ATGACAAATTGGAATAATCCTCAATCAAAAGGAATTTCAGACCATATTCGTGGTCTAAAAAAAGAAGCACCAATTAAACCAAGAATTCAAAACTCTCTCGTACAATTAAACAAAACTGTATCTACTCTTGATTATAAAGTAAAAACATTAGATGAAAAAGATACAAAATTATTTAACAGAATTGTAATGGCAAAAAAGAACCATGATATTTCCACTGGCAGAGTTCTTGCAAATGAATTAGTGGAAATAAGAAAGAACAAAAAAATTCTAACCACTATGAAGATCTCCTTAGAACAAGTTAATCTACGATTATCTACCGTATCTGATTTAGGTGATGCAATGGCATCATTAGGCCCCGTTATGGCAACCATGAATGCATTAAAGCCAGCTTTGGGAAAAATCATGCCAGAGGTAAGCCGTGAATTTGAATCGTTGTTTGGTATTCTCAATGAATCCATCTCTGGTTCATTTGAAGGAAGCTTTGAATTTGATGGTGCATCAAACGAAGAAACTGAAAATATCCTTAAAGAAGCAGCTGCCGTTGCTGGAACTCGTGTTGGTGATAAATTCCCATCAATTCCAACTGGGATTTCATCTTCAAACTCTATCGGTCTTCAATAG
- a CDS encoding DNA-directed DNA polymerase I produces MQVDIKETEKITTMPPSMLVSATYDNITRSAVLKFYEPTSQKLILWNDETGHKPYCYSRLTPDELDFLQERDDILEIKSERRHDLMKDEEVILSKIIVADPLTIGGTAGDKSIRNIIETWESDIKYYENYLYDRSLIVGKYYEIIDGKIKPHDLEISDEVKLALKSLLWDKVDSENMVDPKEFKELISDWADLLNQPIPRIKRLSVDIEVEAEIGRIPDPKIAEKKVTAVGLKGTDGFDKIFVLRTEGTEEGVNELDKNIKIVFYEPDKEKEMILDAFKIIEEFPFVLTYNGDDFDLPYLFNRAERLGIKKEDNPLYMMKDSATLKHGVHLDLYRTLSNRSFQIYAFSQKYTDFSLNSVSKALLNKEKIDYGLDFDQLTLYQTANYCYNDALLTYELSSFNKDLLMDLLVIIARIGRMPIDDIARMGVSQWIRSLLYYEHRQRNALIPKRDELERRSEGVASDAVIKDKKYRGGLVIDPKEGIHFEVVVMDFASLYPSIIKVRNISYETVRCSHSECKKNTIPQTNHWACTKRNGLTAIIIGSLRDLRVNYYKSLSKKETLTDEQRQQYTVVSQALKVILNASYGVMGAEIFPLYFLPAAEATTAIGRFTILETIKKCEEIGIEVLYGDTDSLFIKKPTDEQIHKVIEQAKKDHGVDLEIDKVYRYCVLSNRKKNYLGVTKSGTVDVKGLTGKKSHTPPFIRKLFYELLDVLSTVQTIEDFEKAKLAIANKIATCAKKVESKEIPLQDLTFNVMISKAPSEYTKTVPQHIRAAKLLESIREVKKGDKISYVKIINKPGVKPVELAKKEEIDSKKYMEFMESTLDQITSSMDLDFSTMLGKPKQTGLDEFFWN; encoded by the coding sequence ATGCAAGTGGACATTAAAGAAACTGAAAAGATAACAACAATGCCACCATCAATGTTAGTATCTGCAACATATGACAACATAACTAGATCAGCGGTTTTAAAATTCTATGAACCTACATCACAAAAATTAATTTTATGGAATGATGAAACAGGACACAAACCATATTGTTATTCAAGATTAACTCCAGATGAGCTTGACTTTTTACAAGAGAGAGATGACATTTTAGAGATTAAATCAGAGAGAAGACATGATTTAATGAAAGATGAAGAAGTAATTCTTTCAAAAATAATAGTAGCTGACCCACTAACAATAGGAGGAACTGCAGGAGACAAAAGTATCAGAAACATAATTGAAACATGGGAGTCAGATATCAAATATTATGAAAATTATCTGTATGATAGATCATTAATTGTTGGAAAGTATTATGAAATAATTGATGGAAAAATAAAACCACATGATTTAGAAATATCAGACGAAGTCAAGCTTGCTCTGAAAAGTTTGTTGTGGGATAAAGTAGATAGCGAGAATATGGTGGACCCAAAAGAATTCAAGGAGTTAATTTCCGATTGGGCAGATTTGCTGAATCAACCAATCCCCAGAATCAAAAGATTAAGCGTAGATATCGAAGTTGAGGCTGAAATTGGAAGAATTCCAGACCCAAAAATCGCAGAAAAAAAAGTTACTGCTGTGGGTCTAAAAGGAACAGACGGGTTTGATAAAATTTTTGTATTAAGAACTGAGGGGACTGAAGAAGGCGTAAACGAGCTCGATAAAAATATCAAAATTGTATTTTATGAACCAGACAAAGAAAAAGAGATGATTTTAGATGCTTTTAAGATAATTGAAGAGTTTCCTTTTGTACTAACATACAACGGAGATGATTTTGATTTACCATATTTGTTTAACAGAGCAGAAAGACTTGGAATTAAAAAAGAGGATAACCCATTATACATGATGAAAGATTCTGCAACATTAAAACACGGAGTTCATCTTGATTTGTATAGAACTTTATCAAACAGATCATTTCAGATTTACGCTTTTAGTCAAAAGTATACAGACTTTTCATTGAACAGCGTATCAAAAGCACTCTTAAACAAAGAAAAAATTGATTATGGATTAGATTTTGATCAACTTACACTCTATCAAACTGCAAATTATTGTTACAATGACGCATTACTAACATATGAGCTATCAAGTTTCAACAAAGATCTTTTGATGGACTTGCTTGTAATCATAGCAAGAATTGGCAGAATGCCTATAGATGATATTGCTCGAATGGGTGTATCGCAATGGATTCGAAGTTTACTGTATTATGAACACAGACAAAGAAATGCGCTAATTCCAAAAAGAGATGAATTAGAAAGAAGATCAGAAGGAGTAGCATCAGATGCAGTAATCAAAGATAAAAAATATCGCGGAGGCCTAGTAATTGATCCAAAAGAAGGAATTCATTTTGAGGTAGTAGTAATGGATTTTGCAAGTCTATATCCAAGTATAATCAAAGTGAGAAACATATCATATGAAACTGTAAGGTGTTCACATAGCGAATGTAAAAAAAATACTATTCCTCAAACTAACCATTGGGCATGTACCAAAAGAAATGGGCTAACAGCGATTATCATTGGATCATTACGAGATTTAAGAGTAAATTACTACAAGAGTCTCTCAAAAAAGGAGACACTTACAGATGAACAAAGACAGCAGTACACAGTAGTCAGTCAAGCACTCAAAGTTATCTTAAACGCAAGCTATGGGGTGATGGGTGCGGAGATATTTCCACTATATTTTCTCCCTGCAGCAGAAGCAACAACTGCAATTGGAAGATTCACCATTTTAGAAACAATCAAAAAATGCGAGGAGATTGGAATCGAGGTACTATACGGCGATACAGATTCATTATTTATCAAAAAACCTACAGATGAACAAATTCACAAAGTAATAGAACAGGCAAAAAAGGATCATGGGGTTGATCTAGAGATAGATAAAGTGTATAGATACTGCGTACTGAGTAACAGAAAGAAAAATTATCTTGGTGTAACTAAATCAGGAACAGTAGATGTCAAAGGACTTACTGGGAAAAAATCACATACACCGCCATTTATCAGAAAATTATTTTATGAGTTACTAGATGTGTTATCAACTGTTCAAACAATAGAAGACTTTGAAAAAGCAAAACTAGCTATCGCAAACAAGATTGCAACATGTGCAAAAAAAGTGGAGTCAAAAGAGATTCCACTCCAAGACTTGACATTTAATGTAATGATTAGTAAGGCACCATCTGAGTATACCAAGACAGTTCCACAGCACATCCGGGCTGCCAAATTGCTTGAATCAATCAGAGAGGTAAAAAAAGGAGATAAAATATCATATGTTAAAATCATAAACAAACCAGGAGTCAAACCAGTGGAGCTAGCTAAAAAAGAAGAGATAGATTCAAAGAAATACATGGAATTTATGGAATCCACATTGGATCAAATTACATCTTCAATGGATTTGGATTTTTCAACTATGTTAGGAAAACCGAAACAAACAGGATTAGATGAGTTTTTCTGGAATTAG
- a CDS encoding Lrp/AsnC ligand binding domain-containing protein, translating to MAVAYVLINCDLGQEESVIENLKHIDSVKEVQGTFGAYDILAKMEHTEKEKLREMIIWSIRKMEHIRSTLTLVGIEGQN from the coding sequence ATGGCAGTGGCTTATGTTTTGATTAATTGTGATCTTGGGCAAGAAGAGTCTGTCATTGAAAATCTAAAACATATAGATTCTGTCAAAGAAGTTCAAGGTACTTTTGGGGCTTATGATATTCTTGCAAAAATGGAACATACTGAAAAAGAGAAATTGCGTGAAATGATTATTTGGAGTATTAGAAAAATGGAACACATACGATCAACACTTACCCTTGTAGGAATTGAGGGACAAAACTAG
- a CDS encoding Lrp/AsnC family transcriptional regulator, producing MEFDETDTKIIKNLLVDARLSARQLAHKIGLSTVTVLSRIKKLEQKKIITGYTARLDHQILGYDLTAIIEVKTTKGKMLEIESKIAENENVCAVYDVTGPADILVISKFKNRNELSKFVKSLSTIANVENTETHIVLNSVKEDFRLS from the coding sequence ATGGAATTTGATGAAACCGATACAAAAATTATCAAGAACCTACTTGTTGATGCGAGATTATCAGCTAGACAGCTTGCACATAAAATTGGATTATCAACTGTCACAGTGCTTAGTAGAATTAAGAAACTTGAGCAAAAAAAAATAATCACAGGTTATACTGCACGATTGGATCATCAAATACTGGGGTATGACCTAACAGCAATAATAGAAGTTAAAACGACTAAGGGTAAAATGTTAGAGATAGAAAGCAAAATTGCAGAAAATGAGAATGTATGTGCAGTATATGATGTAACAGGTCCAGCAGATATTTTAGTGATAAGCAAGTTCAAAAACAGAAATGAGTTAAGCAAATTTGTTAAAAGTCTATCAACCATAGCAAATGTTGAAAATACAGAAACTCATATCGTATTAAACAGTGTTAAAGAAGATTTTCGATTATCATAA